The Gopherus evgoodei ecotype Sinaloan lineage chromosome 8, rGopEvg1_v1.p, whole genome shotgun sequence genome includes a region encoding these proteins:
- the SMIM3 gene encoding small integral membrane protein 3, whose protein sequence is MEVMSSPNPTMSAIPKHILDIWVIVLIILATILVMTSMVLCPATAVIIYRVRTHPIRNGVV, encoded by the coding sequence ATGGAAGTCATGAGCAGCCCAAATCCCACCATGTCTGCCATTCCCAAGCACATCCTGGACATCTGGGTCATTGTGTTAATCATCCTGGCCACCATCCTGGTCATGACATCCATGGTGCTGTGCCCAGCCACGGCTGTCATCATCTACAGGGTGCGGACTCACCCCATACGCAACGGAGTTGTGTGA